In the genome of Rhodoferax fermentans, one region contains:
- a CDS encoding PsiF family protein, with the protein MKTVLAILGLGLALSLGSVQAQTAQQSKMASCNKEAGDKALKGDERKAFMKDCLGAKPAAASSDKKTAQQEKMKTCNKEAGDKALKGDERKAFMKDCLSNKG; encoded by the coding sequence ATGAAAACAGTATTGGCAATTCTGGGTTTGGGCTTGGCGCTGTCCCTGGGTTCGGTACAAGCCCAAACCGCGCAGCAAAGCAAGATGGCAAGCTGCAACAAAGAAGCCGGTGACAAGGCCCTCAAAGGCGATGAGCGCAAGGCCTTCATGAAAGATTGCCTGGGCGCCAAACCCGCCGCAGCCAGCAGCGACAAAAAAACAGCGCAGCAGGAGAAGATGAAAACCTGCAACAAGGAAGCCGGCGACAAAGCCCTCAAAGGAGATGAGCGCAAAGCCTTCATGAAGGACTGCCTGAGCAACAAGGGCTGA
- a CDS encoding 2-oxoacid:acceptor oxidoreductase family protein, with translation MLNKVLDYLKRDTHAAHSDRPAAKYPGIRDAVDGNTAVIHVEREASDAAGAYPITPSTQMGEYWAEEVSSGHLNISERPLIFVEPESEHAAAGVTAGMSMTGLRATNFSSGQGIAFMHESLYATVGKRLPYVLNMGCRAITKASLNVHAGHDDYHCIDDTGFIQVMAKNATEAADLNLIARKVAELSLTPAIVGQDGFLTTHLIESARLPERELVAEFLGKPDDLIDTPTPAQAMLYGPQRRRVPAIWDVDAPMLSGSVQNQDAYMQSVAGQRPYFFDHIAAMADQCMAEYAQLTGRSYQRVSGWKSDDADYLILGMGSMIVQAEAVADYLRTTRQLKVGVVNLSMFRPFPGDLLGHVLRGKKGVAVLERTDQPLAEDLPLMREVRATLSKCQENGQAEADRSSSRDGALPYPGYASLAAGEMPRLYSGCYGLGSRDLQPEGLIGAFENMLPQGQRRPFFYLSVDFARDPLNPKDELHQEALQAAYPRLRELSVRGSENPNLMPPGAITVRMHSIGGWGAITTGKNLAMTLFDLLGYEIKANPKYGSEKKGQPTTYYLSAAPELIRVNSEYVHLDVVLSPDPAVFGHSNPLTGLKKGGVFIIQSNLGEATWGAFPLWAQKQIVEQEIRVYYLDAFQIAREEAGSAELMLRMQGNAFQGAFFAASPVCANAGLSEETLFRAIEKQLETKFGGKGGRVVQNNLSVVKRGYVETREITNKPLGTSHKALTKTGAGLPIMLMRTPVADAKHLPPVADLHRFWEQTGHFYATGKGNDNLVDPFIGASLVPAATGIYRDMTGIRFEHPVWQAENCTACGKCYTVCPDSAIPGLVNSVAEVFNTALQRIETGGTPTRFLRRAVRVAEKKLRVLITGDGVAVRPLIDQAIEATIAEAPEDDQPNMIKEFQLLKTELSDFQFAATKPYWTQKEKKAPGSGGLFSITVNPLTCKSCALCVTVCDDKALKMVTQTEASIKTLRQDWDFWLDLPTTPKEYGRIDSLDEKIGALETLLLDKANYNSMNCGDGACLGCGEKTAIHLFTSAAAALMQPRVRDYVARLDLLIVSLEQHMRNRLADAIDLSDASAVVSAVNASSSQDLTLSTLAASLSANKPSQPLDPAWIKRTAQLLDKLKDLRWRYVEGPSKRGRADMGLVNSTGCTSVWGSTYPYHPYPFPWTSHLFQDSPSVAMGLFEGHMAKMAEGFKAVRIAEMELKGEYIHERDADFFKRFDWPQFSDDEWHMCPPVVSLGGDGAMYDIGFQNLSRAMMSGKPIKVLVVDTQVYSNTGGQACTSGFISQVSDMAPFGKAMHGKTEIRKEMSVIAMAHRTSFVLQSTIAHVNHLLEGYIDGLNSRRPALFNIYAVCPPEHGVGDDKSVAQSKLAVESRAYPLFRFDPDAGITFSESISLDGNPAIESDWPSYSLEYLDESAQKQRMDLPVTFADFAATEGRFSKQFRKAPAETWNDAMLPLADLLALPQDEREGRFPYIWATDSKNHLMRLLVSKELVLACEERQNFWQQLKDIAGLSRRASEVDTQAVTERVRAELIEKITNSLTLPGSQTAPLAPVLDTHATVAPVPGGGYEACWVDTPECTACDECTSLAPKVFAYNDQKQVVVLNPKGAKFKDLVKAAEKCTAGCLHPGTAWDMTEAGVDKLLARAAKYN, from the coding sequence ATGCTCAACAAGGTCCTCGATTATTTGAAACGTGACACCCACGCAGCCCACTCAGATCGCCCTGCGGCGAAGTACCCAGGCATCCGTGACGCGGTCGACGGCAACACAGCAGTCATCCACGTCGAACGCGAAGCGTCCGATGCAGCAGGGGCCTACCCGATCACGCCCTCTACCCAGATGGGGGAGTACTGGGCCGAGGAGGTTTCTTCAGGGCATCTCAACATCTCAGAACGCCCTCTGATTTTTGTCGAGCCGGAATCCGAGCATGCCGCTGCAGGTGTCACCGCGGGCATGTCGATGACCGGGCTGCGCGCCACCAACTTTTCATCAGGCCAGGGCATTGCGTTCATGCACGAGTCGCTCTACGCCACGGTGGGTAAACGCCTGCCCTATGTGCTCAACATGGGATGCCGGGCCATCACCAAGGCCAGCCTGAACGTGCATGCCGGGCACGATGACTACCACTGTATCGACGACACTGGTTTTATCCAGGTGATGGCCAAAAACGCCACGGAGGCGGCCGATCTCAACCTGATAGCACGCAAGGTGGCCGAACTCTCGCTGACCCCAGCCATCGTCGGCCAGGATGGGTTCCTGACCACCCACCTGATTGAGTCCGCACGTCTGCCCGAGCGTGAGCTGGTGGCGGAGTTCCTTGGCAAACCGGATGACCTGATCGACACACCCACACCCGCCCAGGCCATGCTGTATGGCCCACAGCGCCGCCGTGTACCGGCCATCTGGGATGTGGATGCACCAATGCTGTCAGGCTCGGTCCAAAACCAGGACGCCTACATGCAGTCGGTGGCAGGCCAGCGCCCCTATTTCTTCGACCACATCGCGGCCATGGCCGACCAGTGCATGGCCGAGTACGCGCAGCTCACCGGCCGCAGTTACCAACGTGTCAGTGGCTGGAAAAGTGATGATGCGGACTACCTGATCCTCGGCATGGGCAGCATGATCGTGCAGGCCGAGGCTGTGGCCGACTACCTGCGGACCACACGTCAACTCAAAGTCGGGGTGGTCAACCTGAGCATGTTCCGCCCCTTCCCCGGCGACCTGTTGGGCCATGTGTTGCGCGGCAAAAAAGGGGTTGCGGTGTTGGAGCGCACCGACCAGCCCCTGGCGGAAGATCTGCCGCTGATGCGGGAAGTCCGCGCCACCCTCTCCAAATGCCAGGAAAACGGCCAGGCTGAGGCCGACCGCAGTAGTTCCAGGGACGGCGCCCTGCCCTATCCCGGTTATGCCAGCCTGGCTGCGGGTGAGATGCCGCGCTTGTACTCCGGCTGTTACGGTCTGGGTTCACGCGATCTGCAGCCTGAGGGCTTGATTGGTGCGTTCGAAAACATGTTGCCGCAGGGCCAACGTCGGCCCTTCTTCTACCTCTCGGTCGATTTCGCCCGCGACCCGCTCAACCCCAAGGATGAGTTGCACCAGGAAGCCTTGCAGGCGGCCTACCCGCGTTTGCGTGAACTCTCCGTGCGTGGCTCGGAAAACCCGAACCTGATGCCCCCCGGTGCCATCACCGTGCGTATGCACTCGATTGGGGGCTGGGGCGCCATCACCACCGGCAAAAACCTGGCCATGACACTGTTTGACCTGCTGGGTTACGAGATCAAGGCCAACCCAAAGTACGGCTCGGAAAAGAAGGGCCAGCCCACCACCTATTACCTCTCGGCTGCACCGGAGCTGATTCGCGTCAACAGTGAATACGTGCACCTGGATGTGGTGTTGTCCCCCGACCCGGCGGTGTTTGGCCACTCCAACCCTCTCACGGGGCTCAAAAAAGGCGGCGTATTCATCATCCAGAGCAATCTGGGTGAGGCCACCTGGGGCGCGTTCCCGTTGTGGGCGCAAAAGCAGATTGTGGAGCAGGAGATTCGTGTGTATTACCTGGATGCGTTCCAGATCGCCCGCGAGGAGGCCGGCAGCGCCGAGCTGATGCTGCGCATGCAGGGCAACGCCTTCCAGGGCGCCTTTTTTGCAGCCTCACCGGTGTGTGCCAACGCTGGCCTGAGTGAAGAAACCCTGTTTCGCGCCATTGAAAAACAGCTGGAAACCAAGTTCGGTGGCAAAGGCGGCCGGGTGGTGCAGAACAACCTGAGCGTGGTCAAACGGGGGTATGTCGAAACCAGGGAGATCACAAATAAACCTCTGGGCACCAGCCACAAGGCGCTGACCAAGACCGGCGCCGGGCTGCCGATCATGCTGATGCGCACACCTGTGGCCGACGCCAAACACTTGCCACCGGTGGCTGATTTGCACCGCTTCTGGGAGCAGACCGGCCATTTTTATGCCACTGGCAAGGGCAACGACAACCTGGTCGACCCGTTCATCGGCGCCTCGCTGGTGCCTGCAGCCACCGGCATCTACCGCGACATGACCGGCATCCGGTTTGAGCACCCGGTCTGGCAAGCTGAGAACTGCACCGCCTGCGGCAAGTGTTACACCGTCTGCCCTGACAGCGCCATTCCGGGTCTGGTCAACAGTGTGGCCGAAGTGTTCAACACCGCGCTGCAACGTATCGAGACCGGCGGCACGCCGACCCGTTTCCTGCGGCGCGCGGTTCGGGTTGCGGAGAAAAAACTGCGTGTTTTGATCACGGGTGATGGTGTGGCTGTTCGGCCGCTGATCGACCAGGCCATCGAGGCCACCATTGCTGAGGCCCCAGAAGACGATCAGCCCAATATGATCAAGGAGTTCCAGCTACTAAAAACAGAGCTTAGCGACTTCCAGTTTGCGGCCACCAAACCGTACTGGACGCAAAAGGAAAAGAAAGCGCCCGGCAGCGGTGGCCTGTTCTCGATCACCGTCAACCCACTCACTTGCAAGTCCTGCGCCCTGTGTGTCACCGTGTGCGATGACAAGGCTTTGAAGATGGTGACGCAGACCGAGGCGTCGATCAAGACGCTGCGCCAGGACTGGGATTTCTGGCTGGACCTGCCCACCACACCGAAGGAGTATGGACGCATCGACAGCCTGGACGAAAAAATCGGCGCACTGGAAACCCTGCTGCTCGACAAAGCCAACTACAACTCGATGAACTGTGGCGACGGCGCCTGCCTGGGGTGTGGCGAGAAGACAGCGATTCACCTGTTCACCTCTGCCGCTGCGGCACTGATGCAGCCACGTGTGCGTGATTACGTGGCCCGACTTGACTTGCTCATTGTCAGTCTGGAACAGCACATGCGGAACCGTCTGGCCGATGCAATTGATCTGTCGGACGCCAGCGCCGTGGTGTCTGCCGTCAATGCCAGTAGCAGCCAGGACCTGACTTTGTCGACCCTGGCGGCCAGCCTGTCGGCCAACAAACCTTCACAACCGCTTGATCCAGCCTGGATCAAACGCACCGCTCAGTTGCTGGACAAACTCAAGGACCTGCGCTGGCGCTACGTCGAGGGCCCCAGCAAACGAGGCCGCGCCGACATGGGCCTGGTCAACTCCACCGGGTGCACATCGGTCTGGGGGTCGACCTACCCCTACCACCCCTATCCGTTTCCGTGGACATCCCACCTGTTCCAGGACTCGCCCTCGGTGGCCATGGGTCTGTTTGAGGGGCACATGGCGAAGATGGCCGAGGGTTTCAAGGCGGTGCGCATCGCCGAGATGGAGCTCAAGGGCGAGTACATCCATGAGCGCGATGCCGACTTCTTCAAACGTTTTGACTGGCCCCAGTTCAGCGATGACGAGTGGCATATGTGCCCACCCGTCGTGAGCCTTGGCGGTGACGGCGCCATGTACGACATTGGGTTCCAGAACCTGTCGCGGGCCATGATGTCGGGCAAACCCATCAAGGTGCTGGTGGTGGACACCCAGGTGTATTCGAACACCGGTGGCCAGGCCTGCACCTCAGGCTTCATCAGCCAGGTGTCTGACATGGCGCCTTTCGGCAAAGCCATGCATGGCAAAACCGAGATCCGCAAGGAGATGAGTGTCATCGCCATGGCACACCGCACATCCTTCGTGTTGCAAAGCACCATCGCCCACGTCAATCACCTGCTGGAGGGCTACATCGACGGCCTCAACTCGCGGCGACCGGCTTTGTTCAACATCTATGCGGTTTGCCCGCCGGAACATGGGGTGGGTGATGACAAGAGTGTGGCCCAAAGCAAGCTGGCGGTGGAAAGCCGGGCCTACCCCTTGTTCCGCTTCGACCCGGACGCGGGTATCACTTTTTCGGAAAGCATCAGCTTGGATGGCAACCCTGCCATCGAGTCTGACTGGCCAAGTTATTCGCTGGAATACCTTGACGAGAGTGCTCAGAAGCAGCGTATGGATCTGCCGGTGACCTTTGCCGACTTTGCTGCGACGGAAGGCCGTTTCAGCAAGCAGTTCCGCAAAGCGCCTGCAGAAACCTGGAACGACGCCATGTTGCCGCTGGCTGACTTGCTGGCTTTGCCGCAGGACGAACGCGAGGGCAGGTTCCCCTACATCTGGGCCACAGACAGCAAGAACCACCTGATGCGGCTGCTGGTCTCCAAGGAACTGGTGCTCGCCTGTGAAGAGCGGCAGAACTTCTGGCAACAGCTCAAGGACATCGCCGGTTTGTCCAGGCGCGCATCGGAGGTGGATACCCAGGCCGTCACCGAACGTGTGCGGGCCGAGTTGATAGAAAAGATCACGAACAGCCTGACCCTCCCCGGCAGCCAAACTGCCCCCCTTGCACCAGTGCTGGATACCCATGCCACCGTCGCACCCGTTCCTGGCGGTGGTTATGAGGCGTGCTGGGTGGACACGCCTGAATGCACAGCCTGCGACGAATGCACCTCCCTGGCACCCAAGGTATTTGCCTACAACGACCAAAAACAGGTGGTTGTGCTCAACCCCAAAGGCGCCAAATTCAAGGATTTGGTCAAAGCCGCAGAGAAATGCACGGCAGGCTGTCTGCATCCGGGTACCGCCTGGGACATGACCGAAGCTGGTGTCGACAAATTGTTGGCACGCGCGGCCAAATACAACTGA
- a CDS encoding (Fe-S)-binding protein, which yields MELIGTIGSAGLFMATLGVLLAGVLAFANRRLYVYEDPRIEEVENLLPKSNCGACGLAGCRNFAEKVIAGEIVPAQCTVSSAAQVGMIATMLGVDAGDVERRVARLACAGGKHVAYTRARYAGLSTCRAAAVVSGGGKECAWGCLGLGDCVNVCKQGALHLDRHGLPVVDPLKCTACNDCVAVCPKGLFSLQELSHKLWIACRNRADGDAAQAACEVACTACGKCVADAPPGLLTLRNNLVEIDYDWHDQATQHLTDRCPTGAIVWFADPDHGSRGHAAKKILRNDALPIKH from the coding sequence TTGGAACTCATTGGCACGATTGGTAGCGCAGGGCTTTTCATGGCAACGCTGGGGGTGTTGCTCGCGGGTGTGCTGGCTTTTGCGAATCGTCGGCTGTATGTGTATGAAGACCCTCGGATTGAAGAGGTGGAGAACCTGCTGCCCAAATCCAACTGTGGCGCCTGTGGTCTGGCGGGTTGCCGCAACTTTGCCGAGAAAGTGATTGCTGGCGAGATTGTTCCAGCACAGTGCACGGTGAGCAGTGCAGCGCAGGTTGGCATGATTGCCACGATGCTGGGCGTGGATGCGGGAGACGTTGAACGCCGTGTGGCGCGCCTGGCCTGTGCCGGGGGCAAACATGTGGCCTACACCCGAGCGCGGTACGCAGGTTTGTCAACCTGCCGGGCGGCTGCAGTGGTCAGTGGTGGTGGCAAGGAATGTGCCTGGGGTTGCCTGGGGTTGGGCGATTGTGTCAATGTCTGCAAACAAGGAGCCCTGCACCTGGATCGGCACGGCCTGCCGGTGGTGGACCCGCTCAAATGCACAGCATGTAATGACTGTGTGGCTGTCTGCCCCAAAGGTCTGTTCTCTCTTCAGGAGCTCAGCCACAAACTCTGGATCGCCTGCCGTAACCGGGCCGATGGTGATGCGGCCCAAGCTGCCTGCGAGGTTGCCTGCACCGCCTGCGGCAAATGTGTGGCGGATGCGCCACCCGGCCTGCTGACTTTACGCAACAACCTGGTCGAGATCGACTACGACTGGCACGACCAAGCCACCCAACACCTGACCGACCGTTGCCCAACCGGTGCCATCGTTTGGTTTGCCGACCCAGATCATGGGTCGCGAGGACACGCCGCGAAAAAGATCCTGCGCAACGATGCCTTACCCATCAAGCACTGA
- a CDS encoding FAD:protein FMN transferase — MRRRTLLSASLGLGSLAALACFDRPNSARSDLRPYSGSGKAFGTTVSIALWHDDATQAQAAITEALAQVSQVDALMSLHQEHSQVYQLNLLGRIEKPDPHLVKVLTYARQLSEQTAGAFDITVQPLWRVFTQAQARGELPRPEAIASAKALVNWQGLSAGGQQVSLAQPGMGITLNGLAQGYAADLVLASLHAHGISHALVDTGEFGALGHKTTGLPWVLGIKNPRHTDALAAKAALDGRQLATSGDYETFFSPDYIHHHIFDPATGDSPTTLASATVLAPTGLMADGLSTAFMVMGANKALALAQQLPQVDALLIHKNGAIQVTPKFPALSA; from the coding sequence ATGCGTCGACGTACTTTGCTTTCGGCTTCATTGGGTCTGGGTTCATTGGCGGCCTTGGCCTGTTTCGACAGGCCTAACAGCGCACGCTCCGATCTGCGGCCCTATTCAGGCTCGGGCAAAGCTTTTGGCACCACCGTGAGCATTGCGCTGTGGCATGACGACGCCACACAAGCACAAGCGGCCATCACCGAGGCCTTGGCCCAGGTCAGCCAGGTGGATGCCTTGATGAGCCTGCATCAGGAACACAGCCAGGTCTACCAACTCAATCTGTTGGGGCGCATTGAGAAACCTGACCCCCATCTGGTCAAGGTGCTGACTTATGCCCGACAACTCTCCGAACAGACGGCAGGGGCGTTTGACATCACCGTGCAACCCTTGTGGCGGGTTTTCACACAAGCGCAAGCGCGCGGCGAACTGCCCAGACCAGAGGCCATAGCGAGCGCCAAGGCCCTCGTCAACTGGCAAGGCCTGAGTGCAGGCGGACAACAAGTCAGCCTGGCACAGCCCGGTATGGGCATCACCCTCAATGGCCTGGCGCAGGGGTATGCGGCCGACCTGGTGCTGGCGAGTTTGCATGCACATGGGATCAGCCACGCCCTGGTCGACACCGGCGAATTCGGTGCACTGGGCCACAAAACGACCGGTTTGCCCTGGGTTCTGGGCATCAAGAACCCGCGACACACCGATGCACTCGCCGCCAAGGCCGCGCTGGATGGTCGCCAATTGGCCACATCAGGCGACTACGAAACCTTTTTCAGCCCGGACTACATCCATCACCATATTTTTGATCCCGCCACCGGAGACTCCCCCACCACCCTGGCCAGCGCCACGGTGCTGGCGCCCACCGGTTTGATGGCCGACGGGCTGTCAACCGCATTCATGGTGATGGGGGCCAACAAGGCACTGGCACTGGCCCAACAACTGCCACAGGTGGATGCCTTGCTGATCCACAAAAACGGTGCCATCCAGGTCACACCCAAATTCCCGGCGTTGTCTGCCTGA
- the rsxC gene encoding electron transport complex subunit RsxC, which produces MKFLNFLRGETFARGIHPPQNKHTAHTPIRRLPFAPELVVPLSQHIGKAPRPMVQVGQEVVRGQPIAKGEDWLSVPHHAPATGVVEAIELRPSARGPWTESIIIRPYAGATQEDLWGVPRDTSVMDGPEILQAVWDSGLVGLGGAAFPTHAKLMVPKQAKVHTLVVNGCECEPYLTCDHRVMLENTKELILGMQLAMRATGAVRGIVGVEDNKPDAVAAIQSVIDATRLDNIFVEAVPTKYPQGSEKMLLMALFGVEIPSGALPVSLGMVMNNVGTLAALGQLLPAGQGLTERVVTIAGPGVSRPGDYRVPLGTPISFVLEWAGASAQPSSHAPSACQLVLGGPMMGQAVASLDTPITKGVSGILVFHPEDMADRDGRRTFPCIKCGECVESCPMGLNPSALGMLAAKREYELMGQRYHLGDCFECGCCTYVCPSNIPLVQQFRIAKQVLREKASAL; this is translated from the coding sequence ATGAAGTTCCTCAACTTCCTGCGTGGTGAGACGTTTGCGCGCGGCATCCATCCGCCGCAAAACAAACACACGGCCCACACGCCGATCCGCCGCCTGCCCTTTGCACCCGAGCTGGTGGTCCCGCTGTCGCAACACATTGGCAAAGCCCCTCGCCCCATGGTTCAGGTGGGGCAAGAGGTGGTGCGCGGTCAGCCGATTGCCAAAGGTGAGGACTGGCTGTCGGTGCCACACCACGCGCCGGCAACCGGTGTGGTGGAAGCCATTGAACTACGGCCCAGCGCACGCGGCCCCTGGACCGAGTCGATCATCATCCGCCCTTATGCCGGGGCCACGCAGGAGGATCTGTGGGGCGTGCCGCGTGACACCAGCGTCATGGATGGTCCAGAGATTCTGCAAGCCGTCTGGGACAGCGGCTTGGTGGGCCTGGGCGGTGCAGCCTTCCCGACCCACGCCAAGCTGATGGTGCCCAAACAGGCCAAAGTCCACACACTGGTGGTCAACGGTTGTGAATGTGAACCGTATCTGACCTGTGACCACCGCGTGATGCTGGAAAACACCAAGGAACTGATCCTGGGGATGCAGCTGGCCATGCGTGCGACGGGTGCGGTGCGCGGCATCGTTGGTGTCGAGGACAACAAACCGGATGCGGTTGCGGCCATCCAGTCGGTGATCGACGCCACGCGCCTTGACAACATTTTTGTGGAAGCGGTGCCGACCAAGTACCCGCAAGGATCCGAGAAGATGTTGCTCATGGCACTGTTTGGTGTCGAGATTCCCTCTGGCGCGCTGCCGGTTTCCCTGGGCATGGTGATGAACAATGTCGGCACCCTGGCGGCTCTGGGACAACTGCTGCCTGCTGGTCAGGGGCTGACCGAACGTGTGGTGACCATCGCCGGGCCGGGTGTCAGCCGACCAGGGGACTACCGGGTGCCACTTGGCACACCCATCTCCTTTGTTCTTGAATGGGCGGGGGCATCAGCACAACCGTCCAGCCATGCGCCCAGCGCCTGCCAGCTGGTGCTGGGTGGCCCCATGATGGGGCAGGCCGTGGCCTCACTCGACACACCGATTACCAAGGGGGTGTCAGGCATCCTGGTTTTTCATCCGGAGGACATGGCCGACCGCGATGGCCGCCGCACCTTTCCCTGCATCAAATGCGGCGAGTGTGTTGAATCGTGCCCAATGGGTCTCAACCCCTCGGCCTTGGGCATGCTGGCCGCCAAACGTGAGTACGAATTGATGGGGCAGCGTTACCACCTGGGTGACTGTTTTGAGTGCGGCTGCTGCACCTATGTGTGCCCGTCCAACATCCCGCTGGTCCAGCAATTTCGCATCGCCAAACAGGTGCTGCGTGAAAAGGCGAGCGCCTTATGA
- a CDS encoding SDR family oxidoreductase, whose product MQKILLITGGSRGIGAATALLAAQHGFAVAINYSCNAEAANTVVQQIQTSGGNAIAVQADVAQEDQVVAMFKEVDAKLGRLTALVNNAGVVDVASRVDSITVQRLRRMFDTNVLGSFVCAREAIQRMSTRFGGSGGAIVNVSSIAASLGSAGQYVDYAASKGAIDSFTIGLARELAQEGIRVNAVRPGIIDTHIHASGGQPERAHQLASTVPMQRPGTAQEIAQSIVWLLSDASSYTTGALLDVAGGR is encoded by the coding sequence ATGCAAAAAATACTCTTGATCACAGGTGGTTCGCGCGGCATTGGCGCTGCTACCGCTTTGCTGGCGGCACAACACGGTTTTGCTGTGGCCATCAACTACAGCTGCAATGCCGAGGCGGCCAACACGGTGGTACAGCAGATTCAAACCAGCGGCGGCAACGCCATCGCGGTGCAAGCCGATGTAGCCCAAGAAGACCAGGTGGTCGCCATGTTTAAGGAAGTTGATGCCAAGCTCGGGCGATTGACAGCGCTGGTGAACAACGCCGGCGTGGTGGACGTGGCCAGCCGGGTCGACAGCATCACGGTGCAGCGCCTGCGCCGCATGTTTGACACCAATGTGCTGGGCAGTTTTGTGTGCGCCCGCGAGGCCATCCAACGCATGAGCACACGTTTTGGCGGCAGCGGCGGCGCCATCGTGAATGTCTCCAGCATCGCCGCCAGTCTGGGCAGTGCTGGTCAGTATGTGGATTACGCGGCCAGCAAAGGGGCCATCGACAGCTTCACCATCGGGTTGGCGCGGGAGCTGGCGCAGGAGGGTATCCGGGTCAATGCGGTGCGCCCCGGCATCATCGACACCCACATTCACGCCTCAGGCGGCCAGCCCGAACGCGCCCATCAGCTGGCATCCACGGTGCCCATGCAACGTCCAGGGACAGCACAGGAAATAGCCCAATCCATTGTCTGGCTGCTCTCGGATGCGTCCAGTTACACCACCGGCGCTTTGCTCGACGTGGCCGGTGGACGTTAA
- a CDS encoding MarC family protein — protein sequence MDFKPLVTLLAIVNPLAIVPFFIHYTQNFDDEQRRRTVLISAFSCFVVIAVSALMGLQILKFFGISLASFQVGGGMLLLTSSLAMLNAQPAEAKSNAEEMHDAAARASIAVVPLTIPLLTGPATMSTVVIYADKAKTVLQLTTLVGYGVVVALATALCFSLAKPIARRLGKTGINVMTRLMGLILAALAVEVMSDGLVKLFPILGK from the coding sequence ATGGATTTCAAACCCCTCGTCACCCTGCTGGCCATCGTCAACCCGCTGGCCATCGTGCCGTTTTTTATCCACTACACCCAGAACTTTGACGACGAGCAGCGTCGGCGCACGGTCCTGATTTCTGCCTTCAGCTGTTTTGTGGTGATTGCCGTCAGTGCGCTGATGGGCTTGCAGATTCTGAAGTTTTTTGGCATTTCGCTGGCCAGCTTTCAGGTCGGCGGGGGCATGTTGTTGCTGACCTCGTCATTGGCCATGCTCAACGCGCAACCGGCCGAGGCCAAATCCAATGCCGAGGAAATGCATGACGCCGCTGCCCGCGCCAGCATTGCCGTGGTGCCTCTGACGATTCCGCTGCTGACTGGCCCAGCCACCATGTCCACCGTGGTGATTTATGCCGACAAGGCCAAGACGGTGCTGCAACTCACCACGCTGGTGGGCTACGGCGTGGTGGTGGCCTTGGCCACCGCGCTGTGTTTTTCTCTGGCAAAACCGATTGCCCGCAGGCTGGGCAAGACCGGCATCAATGTCATGACCCGGCTGATGGGCCTGATTCTGGCTGCGCTCGCGGTGGAGGTGATGTCTGACGGCCTGGTGAAACTGTTTCCCATATTAGGAAAATGA
- a CDS encoding dienelactone hydrolase family protein has translation MTSLLALTAADGFQFPVYQATPMGPVRGAVVVLQEIFGVNRHIRSVTDGFAAQGYLALAPSTFHRVRQGVDMGYSPEDIAAGVALKAQVEGLPAPGVLADIQATVDHAARQLPSGKVAVVGYCWGGLLTWRAACELDHVTAAVPYYGGGMTQPVEIARRPKVPVLAHFAEHDASIPLQGVEAFRLAHPEVALHLYNASHGFNCDCRSAYNAPEASLALGRTLSFLEQSLRQ, from the coding sequence ATGACGTCTTTGCTTGCGTTGACCGCCGCCGACGGTTTTCAGTTTCCGGTGTACCAGGCCACACCAATGGGTCCGGTGCGCGGCGCCGTGGTGGTGTTGCAGGAGATTTTTGGTGTCAACCGCCATATCCGTTCAGTGACTGACGGCTTTGCAGCGCAGGGTTATCTGGCGCTGGCGCCGTCGACCTTTCACCGGGTTCGGCAGGGTGTGGACATGGGTTACTCACCTGAGGACATCGCTGCAGGTGTGGCCTTGAAGGCGCAGGTCGAAGGGTTGCCCGCGCCCGGTGTGTTGGCCGACATCCAGGCCACGGTAGATCATGCGGCTCGCCAGCTGCCCTCGGGCAAGGTCGCGGTGGTCGGTTATTGCTGGGGCGGGTTGTTGACCTGGCGCGCCGCGTGTGAGCTCGATCACGTCACGGCTGCCGTACCGTATTACGGCGGCGGCATGACACAGCCGGTCGAGATCGCCAGGCGCCCCAAAGTGCCGGTACTGGCACACTTTGCAGAGCACGACGCCTCGATTCCGCTGCAAGGTGTCGAGGCCTTCCGGCTGGCGCACCCCGAGGTGGCGCTGCATCTGTACAACGCCAGCCACGGTTTCAACTGTGACTGCCGATCTGCTTATAACGCCCCTGAAGCCTCGTTGGCATTGGGGAGAACACTCTCGTTCTTAGAGCAATCCCTGCGCCAGTGA